A genomic window from Alkalihalobacillus sp. AL-G includes:
- the dapF gene encoding diaminopimelate epimerase yields the protein MNQFKFTKMHGLGNNYIYVDLFHERLSENLLSSIAIDVSNPNTGIGSDGLILICPSEKADVKMRIFNNDGSEARNCGNGLRCVAKYVFEHAIVDKDTFTIETLGGNVHATVHPSKTDEVMVTINMGEPRLKRSDLPMAGSPDDQIINETLEVVFPEMKDHEWKMTGVSMGNPHAVFFIKDIDKAPVRTFGPFLEKHHVFPEGVNVEFVEVINNKELHFRVWERGSGITQACGTGACAAVVAAVLNGKTTRDQEVTVHLSGGDLFVTWTAQGEVLMAGPAVTICEGTYYYNK from the coding sequence GTGAATCAATTCAAGTTTACCAAAATGCATGGACTCGGGAACAATTACATTTACGTAGACCTTTTTCATGAACGCTTATCTGAAAACCTTCTTTCCTCAATTGCAATCGATGTATCCAACCCTAACACTGGAATTGGTTCCGATGGGCTCATCCTTATTTGCCCTTCAGAAAAAGCAGATGTGAAGATGCGGATTTTCAATAACGATGGTTCAGAAGCGAGAAATTGCGGGAATGGATTAAGGTGTGTCGCAAAATATGTTTTCGAACATGCGATCGTGGATAAAGATACATTTACGATCGAAACGCTAGGTGGCAATGTTCACGCGACTGTACATCCTTCTAAAACCGATGAGGTGATGGTCACCATTAATATGGGTGAACCTCGATTGAAGCGCTCCGATTTACCAATGGCGGGCAGCCCGGATGACCAAATAATCAACGAAACGCTTGAAGTTGTTTTTCCTGAAATGAAGGACCATGAATGGAAAATGACAGGGGTATCGATGGGAAACCCACATGCAGTCTTTTTTATTAAAGATATTGATAAAGCACCAGTTCGAACATTCGGGCCTTTCCTAGAAAAACACCATGTATTTCCAGAAGGGGTAAATGTTGAATTCGTCGAAGTAATTAACAATAAAGAATTGCATTTTCGAGTCTGGGAACGTGGATCCGGGATAACACAAGCTTGTGGTACAGGAGCTTGTGCTGCGGTTGTGGCAGCTGTATTAAATGGAAAAACAACTCGCGATCAGGAGGTAACCGTACACTTATCCGGCGGTGATTTGTTCGTTACATG
- a CDS encoding NupC/NupG family nucleoside CNT transporter: MQILWGTAGILTILLIAFLISNNKKGISPRTVFGGLAIQIGFAFIVLKWEAGQAGIEWLSARVQNIVNFANEGIKFLFGGLVAEESGLGFIFAFQVLTIIIFFSSLIAVLYYLGIMQWIIRIIGGAISKLLRTSKAESLSATANIFVGQTEAPLVIRPYLAKMTNSELFAVMVGGLASVAGSVLIGYSLLGVPLEYLLAASFMAAPSGLIMAKIIIPETEESETAGKIKMERDTEAVNVIDAAARGASDGLKLALNVGAMLLAFIALIALLNGLFGWVGSWFGIEGLSLELILGYVFAPIAFIIGVPWDEAVRAGNFIGQKLVLNEFVAFSAFGPEIPELKEKTVAVVSFALCGFANLSSLAILLGGLGGIAPNRRQDIARLGLKAIIAGSLANLLSAAIAGMLI, translated from the coding sequence ATGCAAATTTTGTGGGGTACCGCAGGAATTTTAACAATCTTACTTATTGCATTTCTAATTTCAAACAATAAAAAAGGGATTAGTCCACGAACGGTTTTTGGTGGACTGGCGATTCAAATTGGCTTTGCCTTTATCGTTTTAAAGTGGGAAGCCGGACAAGCTGGAATAGAATGGCTTTCCGCTCGTGTACAAAACATTGTTAACTTTGCTAATGAGGGAATCAAGTTCTTGTTCGGAGGACTGGTTGCTGAAGAGAGTGGCTTGGGCTTTATCTTTGCCTTTCAAGTATTGACGATCATTATCTTCTTCTCCTCATTAATCGCGGTTCTTTATTATTTAGGGATTATGCAGTGGATCATCCGAATTATCGGTGGAGCAATTTCGAAACTGCTCCGCACCAGTAAAGCGGAATCACTTTCTGCAACTGCCAACATTTTCGTCGGACAAACAGAGGCACCGCTAGTCATCCGTCCATACCTTGCGAAAATGACTAACTCTGAACTTTTTGCAGTTATGGTTGGAGGACTGGCTTCCGTTGCTGGTTCAGTGTTAATCGGCTACAGCTTACTCGGTGTTCCACTTGAATATCTTTTAGCAGCAAGCTTTATGGCCGCACCTTCCGGACTTATTATGGCAAAAATCATTATCCCGGAAACCGAAGAATCTGAAACAGCTGGTAAAATCAAAATGGAAAGAGATACAGAAGCGGTTAACGTGATTGATGCAGCCGCACGTGGTGCTTCGGATGGGCTGAAGCTTGCACTCAACGTTGGGGCAATGCTACTTGCGTTTATAGCCTTAATCGCCTTGCTTAATGGATTGTTTGGATGGGTCGGTAGTTGGTTCGGTATAGAAGGATTATCTCTTGAACTAATCCTTGGATATGTTTTTGCGCCAATCGCGTTTATCATCGGTGTTCCATGGGACGAAGCGGTTCGTGCAGGGAATTTTATCGGTCAAAAGCTCGTACTGAACGAATTCGTTGCGTTTTCTGCATTCGGACCTGAAATTCCTGAGCTGAAGGAGAAGACAGTCGCTGTAGTCAGCTTTGCGCTATGCGGGTTTGCAAACCTTTCTTCATTAGCGATCTTACTTGGCGGACTTGGTGGAATCGCTCCAAACCGACGCCAGGATATCGCACGTCTTGGATTAAAAGCGATTATTGCAGGGTCACTTGCAAACTTGTTAAGTGCCGCAATCGCCGGAATGCTTATCTAA
- a CDS encoding YuzB family protein, whose protein sequence is MRPIIEFCVSNLANGSQRAREVLEKDPNLDVIEYGCLGNCGQCFQSPYALVNGDYVPAETPEELVDNIYQYLEENPMF, encoded by the coding sequence ATGAGACCGATCATCGAATTTTGTGTCAGTAATTTGGCAAACGGATCTCAACGGGCAAGGGAAGTACTTGAAAAGGACCCGAACTTGGATGTAATCGAATATGGATGTCTGGGAAACTGTGGTCAATGCTTTCAATCACCCTATGCACTTGTAAATGGTGATTACGTACCCGCAGAAACACCAGAAGAACTTGTCGATAATATATATCAATATCTAGAAGAAAATCCGATGTTTTAA
- a CDS encoding FAD-dependent oxidoreductase has protein sequence MNRDQKRTITEERIVKASLELFYEKGYAQTSVKEITEKARIAKGTFFNYFPTKEALMQHIAKERLESLFILINKGYILSQPMKKQIEGIVRHLLAYYDLDAEFTRDLWATIFKYESPLTMCWIEILKRAILRGELQKKMDVKRCANVCNSHFHYVLSSSQESESKDMLVDRFMTLLDFSIQGIQEKRGNDRMKKLVILGAGYGGMKIVSGLLESSDLPEDIQITLVDRLPYHCLKTEYYALAAGTISDQHIRVSFPEDSRVIVKYGEVSNIDLAGKTIHFDNKDAIDYDDLIIGLGCEDKYHDVPGAPENTLSIQTIDRSRETYQVLNNLPPQGVVGVVGGGLSGVELASELRESRPDLTIKLFDRGETILSAFPKRLSNYVQNWFIEHGVEVVNHSNITKVEPNTLHNHDEAVTCDAIVWTAGIQPNRLVREMDVEKDESGRIVLSPHHHLPNDKHVFVVGDCASLPHAPSAQLAEGQGDQIVEVLLKLWKNEPLSKLPKIKLKGVLGSLGKKHGFGLMGNTALTGRVPRLLKSGILWMYKHHTS, from the coding sequence GTGAACCGCGACCAAAAACGAACGATTACCGAAGAACGAATTGTTAAAGCCTCATTAGAATTATTTTATGAAAAAGGATATGCACAAACGAGTGTGAAAGAGATCACCGAAAAAGCTCGTATCGCAAAAGGGACGTTCTTTAATTATTTCCCTACTAAAGAAGCTCTCATGCAACATATTGCAAAAGAGCGATTAGAAAGCCTTTTCATTTTGATAAATAAAGGGTACATTTTATCACAACCGATGAAAAAACAAATAGAAGGTATTGTAAGACATTTATTGGCCTACTATGACCTCGATGCCGAATTCACTAGGGACCTGTGGGCGACCATTTTCAAATATGAAAGTCCATTGACAATGTGTTGGATTGAGATTTTAAAACGCGCAATACTAAGAGGAGAACTTCAAAAAAAAATGGATGTAAAGCGCTGTGCAAATGTTTGCAACAGCCATTTCCACTATGTGTTGTCTTCCTCACAAGAAAGCGAATCGAAAGACATGCTCGTTGATCGTTTCATGACATTGTTGGATTTTAGTATACAAGGAATTCAGGAAAAAAGGGGAAATGACAGAATGAAAAAACTCGTCATCTTAGGTGCTGGTTATGGTGGAATGAAGATTGTAAGCGGATTGCTCGAATCTTCTGATCTCCCAGAAGATATTCAAATCACACTGGTCGATCGACTTCCGTACCACTGTTTAAAAACTGAATACTACGCTCTTGCAGCCGGAACAATTTCTGATCAGCATATCCGGGTCAGCTTTCCCGAAGATTCGAGGGTCATAGTTAAATATGGTGAAGTGTCGAATATCGATTTAGCTGGAAAAACGATTCACTTTGATAACAAAGATGCTATCGATTATGACGACCTGATCATTGGGCTTGGGTGTGAAGACAAATATCACGATGTTCCTGGTGCACCCGAGAATACATTAAGCATCCAAACGATCGATAGGTCCCGCGAAACGTATCAGGTACTTAATAACCTGCCTCCACAGGGGGTTGTCGGTGTCGTCGGCGGAGGATTAAGCGGTGTTGAATTGGCAAGTGAATTGCGCGAAAGCCGTCCTGACTTAACGATTAAGCTTTTCGACCGCGGGGAAACGATCCTGTCTGCCTTCCCGAAACGATTAAGCAATTATGTACAAAACTGGTTTATCGAACATGGTGTTGAGGTTGTCAACCATTCCAACATTACGAAAGTTGAACCAAACACCCTTCACAATCATGATGAGGCGGTTACATGTGATGCCATCGTTTGGACAGCTGGAATTCAACCGAATCGACTCGTACGCGAGATGGATGTCGAAAAGGATGAATCTGGCCGGATCGTCCTTTCACCACACCATCATTTGCCGAACGACAAGCACGTTTTTGTAGTTGGTGATTGCGCAAGCCTGCCACATGCTCCAAGTGCCCAATTAGCAGAAGGCCAAGGGGACCAAATCGTCGAGGTTTTGTTAAAGTTATGGAAAAATGAACCACTTAGTAAGCTACCGAAAATCAAGCTTAAAGGTGTGCTCGGTTCACTCGGGAAAAAACACGGCTTCGGTTTGATGGGTAACACCGCCCTTACTGGAAGGGTTCCCCGCTTGCTGAAATCCGGAATCCTTTGGATGTACAAGCATCATACTTCTTAA